From the genome of Hemiscyllium ocellatum isolate sHemOce1 chromosome 15, sHemOce1.pat.X.cur, whole genome shotgun sequence, one region includes:
- the ube2c gene encoding ubiquitin-conjugating enzyme E2 C translates to MAQNVDPAAAGSGAARKGSESSASIARGSVSKRLQQELMTLMMSGHKGISAFPESDNLFRWIGTIDGAAGTVYEGLRYKLSLEFPSGYPYNPPTVKFLTSCYHPNVDGEGNICLDILKDKWSALYDVRTILLSIQSLLGEPNVQSPLNVAAAQLWSNQQEYKLRLREAYARQLKS, encoded by the exons ATGGCACAGAATGTGGATCCCGCCGCCGCCGGCTCGGGAGCGGCCCGGAAAGGCAGCGAAAGCAGCGCTTCCATCGCCCGGGGTTCAGTCTCCAAGCG ATTACAGCAGGAGCTGATGACTCTGATG ATGTCTGGTCACAAAGGGATCTCTGCTTTCCCCGAATCAGACAATCTGTTCCGCTGGATTGGAACCATCGATGGTGCTGCAGGAACG GTTTACGAAGGTTTGCGGTATAAGCTCTCGCTGGAATTTCCCAGTGGATACCCGTACAACCCTCCAACTGTCAAGTTCCTCACTTCCTGCTATCACCCCAATGTTGACGGAGAAGGGAATATTTGCCTGGATATCCTCAAAGACAAATGGTCTGCACTTTACGATGTCAGGACAATCCTGTTGTCAATTCAAAGTCTGCTGGGAG AACCAAACGTGCAAAGTCCCCTGAATGTTGCTGCAGCTCAGCTTTGGTCTAACCAGCAAG AATACAAACTGCGCCTACGTGAAGCATATGCTCGGCAGCTGAAGAGTTAA